A genomic segment from Torulaspora delbrueckii CBS 1146 chromosome 3, complete genome encodes:
- the TDEL0C02470 gene encoding lipase ROG1 family protein — MIEYHLIVLVHGLWGNTSHFDYISKALKEYARDNWGKDHEELLVYTTTLNEGFKTYDGIDVCGFRVAQEIADQIGCFENSSSKGRITKFSIVGYSLGGLISRYAIGLLYQKQFFKKREIQLLNFVTFCTPHVGVLAPGRNMAVRLFNSTVPWLLGNTGKQMFLKDKVTVGVDQSNNGMPLIHLMSLENTVFYRALESFKYKSLYANIINDRRTAWWTSGISLNDPFFNIDEYNGVEVFQYIRGFDTVVLDRNEMIVVAKAADPPTKNSIQGDSQAESGDEDSINISDNREVRDFYFFNYWLMKIGKWILVIANLLIIAPLLFTWKIVHSLAEMTISTIRVTRFVNKYSHQLLHDFFEILPSPDSDEILSANDSIGSESDVEADDLYSVRTSLSRTSSNHSNFGGNGSFPLEYGTYLGLEESLNDQADYLIESIYDAIERKNTHTGFVEEAPSNSTNIDEGSLAVTIRELESQPFEQLVAKHGKEMISLIENLYLDLSPTQVAIINSLNKLQWSKYPIYIRKTPSAHACAIVRQLDADFDEGKIVVDHWIRKVLQRN; from the coding sequence ATGATTGAGTATCATTTGATTGTATTAGTACATGGATTATGGGGTAATACGTCCCATTTCGATTACATTTCAAAGGCTTTAAAAGAGTATGCAAGGGATAATTGGGGCAAGGATCACGAAGAATTGCTTGTTTACACAACGACCCTTAATGAAGGATTTAAGACTTATGATGGCATCGATGTATGTGGATTTAGAGTGgctcaagaaattgctgaTCAAATaggatgctttgaaaattcTAGCTCTAAAGGAAGGATCACAAAGTTTTCGATCGTGGGATATTCTTTAGGTGGATTAATATCCAGATATGCGATAGGTTTACTATACCAGAAACAATTCTTTAAAAAGCGAGAGATACAGCTCCTAAATTTTGTAACTTTTTGTACACCTCATGTAGGTGTCTTAGCACCTGGTCGCAATATGGCTGTCAGGTTATTCAATTCAACGGTACCATGGTTGCTGGGCAACACTGGTAAACAAATGTTTCTTAAGGATAAAGTTACAGTTGGAGTTGATCAATCCAATAATGGTATGCCTTTAATTCATCTCATGAGCCTAGAAAATACTGTGTTTTATCGAGCTCTGGAAAGTTTCAAGTACAAAAGTCTTTACgcaaatatcatcaacGACAGGAGAACTGCGTGGTGGACTTCAGGAATTTCACTCAATGatccattcttcaatattgaTGAGTATAATGGTGTCGAAGTTTTCCAGTACATCCGGGGTTTTGATACAGTTGTGTTGGACCGTAATGAAATGATCGTGGTTGCAAAAGCAGCAGATCCACCGACCAAGAATTCTATTCAAGGCGATTCCCAGGCGGAAAGTGGAGATGAGGATTCCATCAATATCTCTGATAATCGCGAGGTTCGtgatttttattttttcaattacTGGTTAATGAAAATTGGCAAGTGGATATTAGTTATCGCTAATCTGTTGATAATTGCTCCATTGTTATTTACGTGGAAGATAGTCCACTCTCTTGCCGAAATGACAATCTCAACGATACGAGTTACTAGGTTTGTCAATAAGTATTCGCATCAGCTGCTTcatgatttctttgagattCTACCTTCGCCAGATTCCGATGAAATCCTATCTGCAAATGATTCTATTGGATCTGAATCAGATGTTGAAGCAGATGATCTGTATTCGGTTCGCACCAGTTTGAGTCGGACTTCGTCCAACCACTCTAATTTTGGTGGTAATGGCTCGTTTCCACTAGAATATGGTACCTACTTAGGTCTAGAAGAGTCTTTGAATGATCAGGCAGATTATCTGATCGAAAGTATTTATGATGCCattgagagaaagaatactCACACCGGTTTTGTAGAAGAAGCCCCATCAAACTCAACTAACATTGACGAGGGGTCGCTCGCAGTAACGATTCGCGAACTAGAAAGTCAACCATTTGAGCAACTGGTTGCCAAGCATGGCAAAGAAATGATTAGCCTTATTGAGAACCTCTACTTGGATTTGTCGCCCACCCAGGTGGCCATAATCAACTCGTTGAATAAGTTGCAGTGGAGCAAATATCCAATTTACATCCGCAAAACTCCAAGTGCCCACGCATGCGCAATTGTTCGTCAATTGGATGCTGACTTTGATGAGGGAaaaattgttgttgatcATTGGATAAGGAAGGTTCTGCAAAGGAATTAA
- the TCA17 gene encoding Tca17p (similar to Saccharomyces cerevisiae YEL048C; ancestral locus Anc_1.491) translates to MTISPSFVSLVDEANRPLFVYVTPSESEDVNQVLKYNVLSNLSLDYFENDLFDWSSLETQPDIKALFNLEGVAVYGMIIKQTGLKIIIGFLIKENIQELNDDEISEVFMKVKKIYLRAKLNPFVAPSSFDDSKELSAKLQKKFSEEL, encoded by the coding sequence ATGACCATCTCACCAAGCTTTGTTTCGCTGGTCGATGAGGCAAATAGACCTCTGTTCGTCTATGTTACTCCATCGGAGTCTGAAGATGTCAAtcaagttttgaaatacaaCGTTCTATCGAACCTATCACTGGACTATTTTGAGAATGATTTATTTGATTGGAGCTCTCTGGAGACACAGCCGGATATCAAGGCATTATTCAACCTCGAAGGAGTTGCCGTGTATGGAATGATAATCAAGCAAACAGGCCTCAAAATTATTATTGGGTTCTTGATTAAAGAAAACATTCAAGAGCTGAATGATGACGAGATAAGTGAAGTCTTTATGAAAGTCAAGAAAATCTATCTAAGGGCCAAACTTAACCCATTTGTGGCGCCAAGCAGTTTTGATGACTCGAAAGAGCTGTCAGCTAAACTTCAGAAAAAGTTTAGTGAGGAACTTTAA
- the FRD1 gene encoding fumarate reductase (similar to Saccharomyces cerevisiae YEL047C and OSM1 (YJR051W); ancestral locus Anc_1.490), giving the protein MLKVRRLIVYLIIGFLLYAIRQWSQFPTQMTSKLPVVIIGSGLAGLSTGNQLATKYKIPIILLDKAASIGGNSIKASSGINGAFTKTQKNLNVQDSPENFYQDTVASAKGRGVESLMNKLTEDSSAAIQWLQQEFGLKLDLLAQLGGHSAPRTHRSSGKLPPGFEIVQGLKKNLESIAEKDPTLVKILLNSKVVNIALDSNSKVSSIDYLDSEGNKNTVKTNNVVFCSGGFAFSKEMLKEYAPELVHLPTTNGQQATGDGQKILQKLGADLIDMNQVQVHPTGFIDPNDRSSQWKFLAAEALRGLGGILLNPINGKRFVDELQRRDFVTEAIQSKCPKDENRAYLVMSEYVYENYKNNMDFYIFKKLIKKVGIEKFVSEYNVPISASELANDLQEYSTAANDQFGRKSVLNSFGESVTPKTEIYVGEITPVVHFTMGGAKINDNSQVIGKDNKPLAAGLYAAGEVSGGVHGSNRLGGSSLLECVVFGRTAAHSIAKNYA; this is encoded by the coding sequence ATGCTTAAAGTAAGAAGACTGATCGTCTATTTGATCATCGGTTTCCTACTTTACGCAATAAGACAGTGGTCTCAATTTCCAACACAAATGACTTCTAAATTACCAGTGGTGATCATCGGTTCAGGTCTGGCTGGTTTGAGTACCGGCAATCAACTTGCAACCAAGTACAAGATTCCCATTATTTTGCTTGATAAAGCTGCATCGATCGGTGGTAATTCAATCAAGGCATCGAGTGGTATCAATGGTGCTTTCACTAAAACtcaaaagaacttgaatGTTCAGGACTCTCCAGAGAATTTTTACCAAGATACAGTCGCATCTGCCAAGGGTAGAGGTGTTGAGTCCTTAATGAATAAACTTACGGAGGATTCTAGTGCTGCTATTCAATGGTTGCAACAGGAATTCggtttgaaattggatCTTTTGGCGCAATTAGGTGGCCACTCTGCTCCTAGGACCCACAGATCTTCCGGAAAGCTACCACCAGGTTTTGAGATTGTTcaaggtttgaagaagaacctTGAGTCGATCGCTGAGAAGGATCCTACTCTTGTTAAAATCCTTTTGAATTCAAAAGTGGTTAATATAGCTCTGGATTCTAACTCCAAAGTTTCTAGTATTGACTACCTCGATTCGGAAGGTAATAAGAATACAGTCAAGACAAACAATGTCGTTTTCTGTTCAGGTGGGTTTGCATTCTCAAAGgaaatgttgaaagaatacgCACCAGAATTAGTTCATTTACCAACCACAAATGGTCAGCAGGCTACTGGCGATGgtcaaaagattttgcaaaaattaGGTGCCGATTTGATTGACATGAACCAAGTGCAAGTGCACCCAACGGGGTTCATAGACCCCAATGATCGTAGCAGTCAATGGAAATTCCTTGCTGCGGAGGCATTGAGAGGTTTAGGTGGTATATTGCTAAACCCCATTAATGGTAAGAGATTTGTCGACGAATTGCAAAGGAGAGATTTCGTCACTGAGGCAATTCAATCTAAGTGTCCAAAGGATGAGAACAGGGCATATCTTGTGATGAGCGAATATGTTTACGAGAATTACAAAAACAATATGGATTTCtacatcttcaagaagctgatcaagaaggtaGGAATCGAGAAATTTGTCTCTGAATACAATGTGCCAATTTCGGCATCTGAGCTAGCAAacgatttgcaagaatACTCTACGGCAGCCAATGACCAATTTGGTCGTAAATCTGTTCTAAACAGCTTTGGTGAGTCGGTCACTCCAAAGACAGAGATTTACGTTGGTGAGATTACTCCAGTGGTTCATTTCACCATGGGCGGAGCAAAGATTAATGACAATTCTCAAGTTATTGGTAAGGACAACAAGCCGTTGGCTGCTGGCTTGTACGCTGCAGGTGAAGTTTCTGGTGGAGTTCATGGCTCCAACAGACTAGGTGGCTCCAGTCTTTTGGAGTGTGTTGTCTTTGGTAGAACTGCAGCCCACAGTATCGCCAAGAACTACGCATAA
- the GLY1 gene encoding threonine aldolase GLY1 (similar to Saccharomyces cerevisiae GLY1 (YEL046C); ancestral locus Anc_1.489), whose amino-acid sequence MTSQLPLAYASASNDLRSDTFTTPTPEMIEAALTASIGDAVYQEDMDTCFLENLVANLAGKEQGLFCVSGTLSNQIALRTHLLQPPYSVLCDYRAHVYTHEAAGLAILSQAMVVPVRPANGNYLTLDDITAHYVPDDGDVHGAPTKVISLENTLHGMITPIDELVRIRAWCSQNNIKLHCDGARIWNAAIASGVPLKQFGELFDSISICLSKSMGAPIGSILVGDAKFIKKANHFRKQQGGGIRQSGMMAKMATVAINGDWKAKMSYSHRLASDLALFCKENDIPLESPTDTNFVFLDLSKAHMNPDVLVKKGLKYRIKLMGGRIAFHYQVTQETLEKAKCAILESFEHAKEHPFNQQGQTKIYRSESTDKIDIDGNSIHGIKTYKY is encoded by the coding sequence ATGACATCCCAACTACCTTTGGCTTACGCTAGTGCTTCGAATGATTTGCGTTCAGATACCTTCACTACTCCTACACCTGAAATGATTGAGGCCGCTTTGACGGCCTCAATTGGTGATGCAGTTTACCAGGAAGATATGGATACTTgctttttggaaaatttggtaGCCAATTTAGCTGGTAAGGAACAGGGTTTATTCTGCGTTTCTGGTACTCTATCGAACCAGATCGCTCTACGTACCCACCTTTTGCAACCTCCATACTCTGTTCTGTGCGATTACAGAGCGCATGTCTATACGCACGAAGCCGCTGGTCTCGCTATTCTATCGCAGGCAATGGTTGTACCAGTCAGACCTGCAAATGGTAACTACCTGACTTTGGATGACATTACTGCGCACTATGTGCCCGATGATGGTGACGTGCATGGTGCACCTACTAAAGTTATCTCTTTGGAGAATACTCTACATGGTATGATTACTCCAATTGACGAACTTGTTCGTATTAGAGCTTGGTGTAGTCAGAACAATATTAAACTGCATTGTGATGGTGCTCGTATTTGGAATGCTGCAATTGCTTCTGGCGTTCCTCTAAAACAGTTTGGAGAACTATTTGATTCGATCTCTATCTGTTTGTCTAAATCGATGGGTGCACCCATCGGTTCTATTCTAGTCGGTGATGCcaagtttatcaagaaGGCTAACCATTTTAGAAAACAGCAAGGTGGGGGGATTAGACAATCTGGTATGATGGCTAAGATGGCTACAGTGGCCATCAACGGTGATTGGAAGGCAAAGATGTCCTATTCGCATCGTTTGGCTTCTGATTTGGCTCTCTTTTGTAAGGAGAACGATATCCCATTGGAATCTCCAACAGACACCAATTTCGTCTTCCTTGATCTATCCAAGGCTCATATGAATCCTGACGTTTTGGTTAAGAAAGGGTTGAAATACAGAATCAAACTTATGGGTGGGAGAATCGCTTTCCACTACCAAGTGActcaagaaactttggaaaaggCCAAGTGTGCAATTCTCGAATCTTTCGAGCACGCAAAGGAACATCCTTTCAATCAACAGGGTCAAACAAAGATTTACCGTAGTGAATCTACTGATAAGATCGATATCGACGGTAACTCGATTCATGGAATCAAGACTTACAAGTACTAA
- the IES6 gene encoding Ies6p (similar to Saccharomyces cerevisiae IES6 (YEL044W); ancestral locus Anc_1.488): MNGSNDRLEFLRKVYHDNLIPVPSKFKKHGYRKPSRRHKSSRQLIADESKRISSILQNPNIQVKPVPKVTYFNVNAPPSIRPSKKYCDITGLKGYYKSPVNNIRYHNSEIYQLIVKPMTPGVDQEYLKLRGDNFVLK; the protein is encoded by the coding sequence ATGAATGGCTCAAACGATAGATTGGAGTTCTTGCGAAAAGTATACCATGATAATTTAATCCCTGTTCCatcaaaattcaagaaacatgGCTACCGCAAGCCTTCCAGGAGACATAAATCGTCTCGACAATTGATCGCCGACGAATCTAAGAGAATTTCTTCTATACTACAAAATCCAAACATTCAGGTGAAGCCAGTACCGAAAGTAACTTATTTTAACGTGAATGCCCCGCCATCAATACGTCCAAGTAAGAAATATTGTGATATAACAGGGCTCAAGGGTTACTACAAATCCCCAGTCAACAACATTCGCTATCACAACTCAGAGATATACCAATTGATCGTCAAACCAATGACTCCAGGGGTAGATCAAGAGTATTTGAAGCTTAGAGGTGATAACTTTGTTCTTAAATAG
- the GTA1 gene encoding Gta1p (similar to Saccharomyces cerevisiae YEL043W; ancestral locus Anc_1.487) — MILYTFCTFVALSWLCYRLYKFVTIPVIKIVSTLKVGTPPATKVSIDKISDKSITIHWENEPVTRKRGKRQSENISHFLLYLNNIQVAIFPNSPSFLYTCCLINGLESGKEYQLDFITVNNMGFINKLPSIYCMTKAVASPSANGRKNGKWRKNTLTSTASLADSTSNFTTPAYANLTSLKDLESYSIEDLKRILVCAQEDLHDVLSQQSSLLQDFQESKLQLDLEVDNLKNYWSHEIDLRKSLRSNIKSLENSKLLSDLKLEKIDKNIDQANAKILKMERDMENWSHQDQERLNKEVLRENYNKQLKLINENVESLSDRIKQCQREVTLQEDKNKELNSLKKNASSSQPKQTGVSEDMPLALPTLLKKLNEATMDKSGLLANSGEEYLSKLNPNSPVVKLVRDQLKLDQDLDSKWKSNKNKMSKRIETLQAMFSEISIANRRLRSNLIIQPYANADSNANTNTPPNSKSDSNVNLAAIANNINSSSNSSTNLNEKDANINSPPISHRSVIDNIGTVPIANSRSVDNSEANPHLILHNPSTYSSNEPMPSEMNNNAFSTGRPHTASLLANTNHMHQVFPWSSEQQQQQQVELEQAFEYDNASHLISGLQNIMYDETEYPESISNYSKGFTTDQLDNYWTNQGMGTNNYEAPSYPMNYTSYASNESYGPTVPFSTATGPRSPSTPPNLAPSQSLLAATLVEPSMANFGASLSMNHSESFHAVDSPASNSADGKQINRTLLHNALPLEAPLPSNEDGAHPQDTHVHLQAPSFNFMWHSPPSHSTASKTDTKHVRNASTASNGSNNSTWSKLNWRNWSPQAPPQSEEVIEETQSPPPIPRSASHKDAVPPVNTNGRRMSRLLSRSGMNSIFKLPSHEERK; from the coding sequence ATGATCCTGTACACTTTCTGTACATTCGTGGCACTCTCGTGGCTATGTTATCGGCTGTACAAGTTCGTTACGATTCCGGTGATTAAGATCGTTTcgactttgaaagttggTACACCGCCAGCAACAAAAGTTTCCATTGATAAGATATCCGATAAGTCAATAACTATCCATTGGGAGAATGAACCTGTTACGAGAAAGCGTGGGAAGCGTCAGTCTGAGAATATATCGCATTTCTTGTTGTACCTGAATAATATACAAGTGGCAATATTTCCTAACTCGCCGAGTTTTCTCTATACTTGTTGCTTAATCAACGGTTTGGAGAGTGGGAAGGAGTACCAGCTTGATTTTATTACAGTCAACAATATGGGATTTATCAATAAACTTCCATCGATTTACTGTATGACTAAGGCGGTGGCTTCACCTTCTGCCAATGGTAGGAAGAACGGGAAGTGGAGGAAAAACACTTTGACATCCACAGCTAGTTTAGCCGACTCTACATCAAACTTTACCACTCCGGCTTACGCGAATTTGACCTCGTTGAAGGATTTGGAATCCTATTCGATTGAAGATCTAAAGAGGATTCTTGTATGTGCGCAGGAGGATTTACACGACGTACTATCGCAACAGTCGTCTTTACTTCAAGATTTCCAGGAATCTAAATTGCAATTGGATTTGGAAGTcgataatttgaaaaattactgGTCCCATGAGATCGATCTAAGAAAATCCTTGAGGTCCAATATCAAGTCACTCGAGAACTCTAAATTGCTATCCGATTTAAAGCTagaaaagattgataaGAATATTGACCAAGCCAATGCAAAGATTCTCAAGATGGAAAGAGACATGGAGAACTGGTCACATCAGGATCAAGAACGATTGAACAAAGAGGTACTAAGAGAGAATTACAACAAACAATTAAAGCttatcaatgaaaatgtCGAGTCCTTGAGTGATAGGATCAAGCAGTGTCAGCGCGAAGTTACTTTGCAGGAGGATAAGAATAAAGaattgaactctttgaagaaaaatgctAGTTCTTCTCAGCCAAAACAAACGGGTGTATCAGAGGACATGCCGTTGGCACTCCCTACTTTGCTAAAGAAACTCAATGAGGCTACTATGGATAAGAGTGGACTCTTGGCCAATAGTGGTGAGGAATATCTCTCCAAATTGAACCCTAATAGTCCCGTGGTAAAACTTGTAAGGGATCAACTGAAGTTGGATCAGGATCTTGACTCGAAATGGAAAAGCAATAAAAACAAGATGTCCAAGAGGATTGAAACTCTGCAAGCTATGTTCAGCGAGATTAGTATTGCAAACAGACGGCTCAGATCAAATTTAATCATTCAACCTTACGCAAATGCTGACTCAAACGCAAACACAAACACACCACCCAACTCAAAATCAGATTCAAACGTTAACTTGGCTGCCATTGCCAATAACATCAATTCAAGCAGTAATTCCTCTAccaatttgaatgaaaaagACGCCAACATCAATTCACCTCCTATAAGTCACAGAAGCGTCATTGATAATATTGGCACGGTACCTATCGCCAACAGTCGCTCTGTCGATAATTCAGAGGCTAACCCTCATTTAATCTTGCACAACCCTTCCACATATTCCAGCAATGAACCTATGCCATCAGAAATGAACAATAATGCATTCTCCACAGGTAGGCCACACACAGCATCTTTACTTGCAAATACTAATCATATGCATCAAGTGTTTCCCTGGAGTAGTgaacagcagcaacagcagcaagTCGAATTGGAGCAAGCATTCGAATATGACAACGCTAGTCATCTCATTTCAGGTCTACAGAATATCATGTATGATGAGACTGAGTACCCTGAAAGCATAAGCAACTACTCAAAGGGGTTCACCACCGACCAATTGGATAACTATTGGACAAATCAAGGCATGGGTACAAATAACTACGAAGCTCCCTCCTATCCCATGAACTATACATCATACGCGAGTAATGAAAGTTACGGCCCCACTGTGCCTTTTTCTACAGCTACGGGACCTCGTTCTCCCTCCACGCCACCAAATTTGGCACCAAGTCAAAGTCTATTAGCTGCTACCTTAGTCGAACCTTCAATGGCCAATTTTGGAGCTTCTTTATCTATGAACCATTCTGAATCCTTCCACGCAGTCGACAGTCCCGCATCTAATTCAGCAGATGGGAAACAGATTAACCGCACTTTGCTGCATAACGCACTTCCATTAGAAGCTCCTTTGCCATCGAATGAGGATGGCGCACATCCGCAAGACACACATGTCCACCTACAAGCACCATCTTTTAACTTCATGTGGCACTCTCCTCCTTCACATTCTACTGCCTCCAAGACAGATACTAAACACGTTAGAAATGCAAGCACCGCAAGCAACGGCAGCAACAACTCCACTTGGAGTAAACTGAACTGGAGGAACTGGTCACCTCAAGCACCGCCTCAATCGGAAGAAGTGATAGAGGAGACTCAATCACCTCCACCTATCCCACGCTCTGCATCTCACAAAGATGCTGTTCCACCAGTTAATACAAACGGGCGGCGAATGTCAAGGTTGTTATCGAGAAGTGGTATGAACAGTATCTTCAAACTACCCAgtcatgaagaaagaaaatag
- the ISY1 gene encoding Isy1p (similar to Saccharomyces cerevisiae ISY1 (YJR050W); ancestral locus Anc_1.486), with translation MSRNVDKANSVLVRYQELQAEEGSGYKDYSRYKRPTKLSSVKSLNEAQQWRKQITREINDKTTRIYDPSLNEIQVQELNDELNELLTEQNKWDWYMSKILGGKRPDKRRRDDVIGGKLINGKRYFGRALELPEVKDILKKQQDDEIYGKNGKGIVNTKLIPKDKSAPYYGAEKMVSEELIEFEDQWTSILRKKFIGNDRLSGAKLENIGTKIPTIQDMESWLVEERKKKLLKDLSL, from the coding sequence ATGAGTAGGAACGTTGACAAGGCCAACTCGGTTTTGGTGAGGtatcaagaacttcaagCGGAAGAAGGCAGTGGTTATAAGGATTATTCGAGGTATAAGAGACCAACAAAACTATCATCGGTGAAATCGCTAAATGAAGCACAACAATGGCGCAAACAGATTACAAGGGAGATTAATGATAAGACCACCAGGATATATGATCCTTCATTGAACGAAATTCAGGTTCAGGAGCTTAATGATGAACTAAATGAACTTTTAACTGAGCAGAACAAATGGGATTGGTATATGTCAAAGATTCTTGGTGGAAAACGTCCGGACAAGAGGAGGAGAGATGATGTGATTGGTGGTAAGCTTATAAATGGGAAACGGTATTTTGGACGGGCTTTGGAACTTCCTGAGGTGAaggatattttgaagaagcagcagGACGATGAGATATACGGAAAGAATGGGAAAGGTATTGTCAATACGAAACTGATACCGAAGGATAAAAGCGCCCCTTATTATGGTGCTGAGAAGATGGTAAGCGAAGAATTAATAGAATTCGAAGATCAATGGACATCAATACTGCGAAAAAAGTTCATAGGGAATGATAGATTATCTGGGGCAAAGCTGGAAAACATTGGTACGAAGATACCTACCATACAGGACATGGAATCGTGGttggttgaagaaaggaagaaaaaacttCTGAAGGACTTGAGTTTATAA
- the GDA1 gene encoding guanosine diphosphatase (similar to Saccharomyces cerevisiae GDA1 (YEL042W); ancestral locus Anc_1.485), with amino-acid sequence MVRNYRFIIFAFVAIMLLALIKSSTSVKSASDIVRVVSPTASRPDVPQDFSALPIDDEPGYIVDDKTDNGNPSVASAVKEHSSGAISNAKSTSSASAEYSTSKKCDKDHQFVLMIDAGSSGSRIHVYEFDVCTQPPTLIEETFKMLEPGLSSYDTDADGAARSLDPLLERALETIPKDKRGCAPVAVKATAGLRLLGDAKADKILSAVRSHLENDYPFPVVQGDGVSVMGGDDEGVYAWITTNYLLGNIGAGSKIPTSAVFDLGGGSTQIVFEPTFPPNEKMIDGEHKYELTFGGQKYTLYQFSHLGYGLNQGRNKINALIVETAISEGKIERGDTKTTHKLSSPCLPPKVVASKQVVKLDDGTKYTIDFKGPLQPAGAQCRYLADKILKKDAKCSQPPCSFNGVHQPSLVHTFKERNDLYVFSYFYDRTQPLGLPLSFKLDELVDLTKMVCNGEEVWESVFSGVEGSVEELKKDPKWCIDLSFQVSLLHTGYEIPLYRELKTAKTIADNEVGWCLGASLPLIEADTWKCKVDKII; translated from the coding sequence ATGGTGAGGAATTAtagattcatcatctttgCGTTTGTAGCGATTATGCTACTTGCGCTGATCAAATCCTCCACATCTGTTAAGTCGGCCAGCGATATCGTCAGAGTCGTTTCTCCTACTGCCAGTAGACCGGATGTGCCACAGGACTTCAGTGctcttccaattgatgaCGAACCAGGTTATATTGTTGACGATAAGACTGATAATGGTAACCCGAGTGTTGCTAGTGCCGTGAAAGAACACTCCTCAGGTGCCATTTCCAATGCCAAATCCACTTCAAGTGCTTCTGCAGAATACTCGACCAGCAAAAAATGTGATAAGGATCATCAGTTCGTTTTAATGATTGATGCTGGTTCTTCGGGATCTCGTATTCACGTCTATGAATTTGACGTTTGTACGCAGCCTCCAACATTGATCGAAGAGACTTTCAAAATGCTAGAACCGGGCTTGTCCTCCTATGACACAGATGCTGATGGTGCCGCCAGATCTTTGGATCCGTTGTTGGAACGTGCTTTGGAGACAATTCCAAAGGATAAGAGAGGTTGTGCACCCGTGGCTGTGAAGGCCACTGCTGGTTTGAGATTACTCGGTGATGCCAAGGCTGATAAGATTCTCTCTGCTGTGCGTAGCCATCTGGAGAATGACTATCCTTTCCCTGTGGTGCAAGGCGATGGTGTTTCTGTGATGGGAGGTGACGACGAAGGTGTTTACGCGTGGATTACTACCAACTATCTGTTAGGTAACATTGGTGCGGGGTCTAAGATTCCAACCAGCGCTGTGTTTGACCTTGGTGGTGGTTCCACTCAAATTGTTTTTGAGCCAACCTTTCCTCcaaatgaaaagatgattGATGGAGAACACAAGTATGAACTAACATTTGGTGGCCAGAAGTACACCTTGTACCAATTTTCTCATTTGGGCTACGGTTTGAACCAAGGTAGAAACAAGATTAATGCTTTGATTGTGGAAACAGCCATTTCTGAAGGAAAGATTGAAAGAGGTGATACAAAGACGACTCACAAGTTGTCTTCCCCTTGCTTGCCTCCAAAAGTCGTTGCCTCTAAACAGGTAGTTAAATTGGACGATGGTACGAAATATACCATCGATTTCAAAGGTCCACTACAACCAGCTGGGGCTCAATGTAGATATTTGGCTGACAAGATCCTAAAAAAAGACGCAAAATGTAGCCAGCCACCATGTTCATTTAACGGAGTTCACCAACCTTCCCTAGTCCATACTTTTAAGGAGAGAAACGACCTTTATGTTTTCTCTTACTTCTACGACAGAACTCAACCCTTGGGCTTACCGCTATCCTTCAAGTTAGATGAGTTGGTTGACCTCACCAAAATGGTCTGTaatggagaagaagtttGGGAAAGTGTCTTCAGTGGGGTGGAAGGgtctgttgaagaattgaagaaagatccAAAATGGTGTATAGATTTGTCATTCCAAGTTTCTTTACTGCACACTGGTTACGAGATTCCACTCTACAGAGAACTAAAGACAGCCAAGACCATCGCAGATAACGAGGTTGGTTGGTGTCTAGGTGCGTCTTTGCCACTGATCGAAGCAGACACTTGGAAGTGTAAAGTTGACAAGATAATTTGA